The proteins below come from a single bacterium genomic window:
- a CDS encoding YebC/PmpR family DNA-binding transcriptional regulator has translation MSGHSKWASIKHKKAALDAKRGKVFTKIIKEITVAARFGGGDPSGNARLRTAIDAGKAANMPKSNIENAIKKGTGELPGVVYEEITYEGYGPGGAAILIDAMTDNKRRTVAEIRHMLDKYGGNLGETGCVGWMFDRRGLIVIQKEGVPEEEVFDKALEAGAEDVQDGEENWEIYTSPSDLETVRVKIESAGLNIENFQLTQLPQNTIKLEGRDAEKMLKLMDYLEDHDDIQNVYANFDIDDDVIEAYNSAG, from the coding sequence ATGAGTGGTCATTCCAAATGGGCTTCCATTAAACACAAGAAAGCCGCCCTTGATGCAAAGAGAGGCAAGGTTTTCACAAAGATCATTAAAGAAATCACTGTAGCTGCACGCTTTGGTGGTGGAGATCCTTCTGGCAATGCGCGACTTAGGACTGCAATTGATGCGGGAAAAGCTGCAAACATGCCAAAGTCAAATATCGAAAATGCAATTAAAAAAGGCACGGGGGAGCTTCCCGGCGTTGTTTACGAAGAGATAACTTATGAAGGTTACGGCCCTGGAGGAGCTGCGATACTTATCGATGCTATGACGGACAATAAGCGTAGGACTGTTGCCGAAATTCGCCATATGCTCGATAAATACGGTGGTAATCTGGGAGAAACCGGTTGTGTTGGGTGGATGTTCGATAGGCGTGGTCTTATTGTTATTCAAAAAGAAGGCGTTCCCGAGGAAGAGGTTTTCGATAAAGCGCTTGAGGCTGGTGCTGAGGATGTCCAGGATGGTGAAGAAAACTGGGAGATATATACCTCACCGAGCGATCTTGAAACTGTGAGAGTTAAAATCGAATCTGCAGGATTAAATATCGAAAACTTCCAATTGACTCAACTGCCACAAAATACTATTAAATTAGAAGGCAGGGACGCTGAGAAAATGCTCAAACTTATGGATTATCTCGAAGACCACGACGATATTCAAAATGTATATGCCAATTTCGATATCGACGATGATGTCATCGAGGCATATAATTCTGCAGGGTGA
- a CDS encoding Cof-type HAD-IIB family hydrolase: protein MPKPRLIVIDIDGTLIDSQSYLRPDVEKAILRAIDEGVFVTLATGRMISAAREYIDRLKLRLPVIALNGAIIANSYGGKPLYHEPISIESSVKIVEAIWDTDSTLIFVCCDKAYARNVSELTGPALSTWIVNISNFEDIDLLGKKKPSTILVAGHRDSIEGIQSNTRALNLEDIEDHLFPSIRYFPMHYVEYRARGTNKGKALKMLREHLGVSRDEVLSIGDHINDISMAEESGIFAAPASAHQVTRDAADYVSPLSNDEGAVAQILDEFYFRIDQK from the coding sequence ATGCCCAAGCCAAGACTGATCGTAATAGACATCGATGGAACGCTTATCGATTCACAATCGTATCTTAGGCCAGATGTTGAGAAAGCAATATTGAGAGCTATCGACGAAGGTGTTTTTGTCACTCTCGCCACAGGAAGAATGATCTCAGCCGCGAGGGAATATATTGATCGTTTAAAGCTCAGACTACCTGTTATTGCACTCAACGGTGCTATAATTGCAAATTCTTATGGTGGTAAACCATTATATCACGAACCAATATCTATCGAAAGTTCGGTTAAAATCGTCGAAGCTATATGGGATACTGATTCAACACTAATTTTCGTTTGTTGCGATAAAGCTTATGCTCGTAATGTCTCCGAGTTAACCGGCCCCGCACTTTCGACGTGGATTGTTAACATCTCGAATTTTGAGGATATTGATTTGTTGGGAAAAAAAAAGCCTTCAACAATTCTGGTGGCAGGACACCGAGATAGTATCGAAGGGATACAATCTAACACAAGGGCTTTAAACTTGGAAGATATCGAGGATCATCTCTTCCCATCGATAAGGTATTTTCCTATGCACTATGTTGAGTATCGCGCGCGAGGCACTAATAAAGGTAAAGCGCTAAAGATGTTGCGAGAGCATCTTGGTGTTTCCCGCGATGAGGTTCTCTCGATTGGAGATCATATCAACGATATTTCTATGGCGGAGGAATCTGGGATTTTCGCAGCACCGGCTTCGGCGCATCAGGTTACGCGGGATGCCGCCGATTATGTCAGTCCTCTTTCCAACGATGAGGGTGCTGTGGCACAGATTTTGGATGAATTCTATTTCAGGATTGATCAGAAATGA
- the ruvC gene encoding crossover junction endodeoxyribonuclease RuvC encodes MICILGIDPGTINTGWGILQVNGDKIAHVESGVFHPKSPDRIEKLVRIYDFVIDLVNKYKPSTVAIEDTFYGKNVQSMIKLGEARTSALLAAALSDVDVATFAPREIKMALVGNGNATKEQVAFMVQRLLNSPAGCPTDQSDAIAVAYCWAQRALRIR; translated from the coding sequence ATGATTTGCATTCTTGGTATAGACCCAGGAACAATCAACACCGGGTGGGGAATTCTTCAGGTTAATGGCGACAAAATTGCACATGTGGAATCAGGTGTTTTTCATCCTAAAAGCCCCGATAGAATCGAAAAACTAGTCCGAATATACGATTTCGTTATTGATTTAGTGAATAAATACAAACCATCGACTGTTGCCATCGAAGATACATTTTACGGCAAGAATGTTCAGAGTATGATAAAATTAGGTGAGGCAAGAACTTCCGCCTTACTCGCAGCAGCGCTTTCTGATGTCGATGTTGCGACTTTTGCTCCGCGAGAAATTAAGATGGCCCTTGTAGGTAACGGCAACGCGACCAAAGAGCAAGTTGCTTTTATGGTTCAGAGGTTATTAAACTCACCTGCGGGGTGTCCAACCGATCAAAGTGATGCTATCGCGGTAGCATATTGCTGGGCACAACGCGCTTTAAGGATTCGTTAA
- the ruvA gene encoding Holliday junction branch migration protein RuvA, whose translation MIDFIRGFIARKGDNFVVIDVTGIGYYLSISKMTSDEIGQSGEEATLITRLLHREDTMELFGFANEEERFLYDALNSISGIGPRMALNILSGLGAEEFVFAVENKDLKLLSTIKGLGKKTAQKLCFELDGAFDKMAFHSSKKAGGAVRDAVSALVALGYNPLDANRGVREAVSLVGEKNIDAVIRTALEIIRKQ comes from the coding sequence ATGATAGATTTTATTAGGGGTTTTATTGCTAGAAAAGGGGATAATTTTGTTGTTATCGATGTAACGGGGATTGGATATTACCTCTCCATCTCAAAGATGACATCCGATGAAATCGGTCAATCCGGCGAAGAGGCTACATTAATCACACGACTTCTTCACCGTGAAGATACAATGGAGCTATTCGGTTTCGCCAATGAAGAAGAGCGCTTTCTTTACGATGCTCTCAATTCTATTAGCGGTATTGGCCCAAGAATGGCTTTAAATATTCTTTCGGGTTTGGGTGCAGAGGAATTTGTATTTGCGGTGGAGAATAAAGATTTGAAACTTCTCTCAACAATAAAAGGGCTTGGCAAAAAAACCGCCCAAAAGCTTTGCTTTGAGCTGGATGGAGCCTTCGATAAGATGGCTTTTCATAGTAGTAAGAAAGCAGGCGGTGCAGTTCGCGATGCAGTTTCTGCACTTGTTGCACTTGGTTATAACCCTCTGGATGCAAATCGCGGAGTTCGTGAAGCTGTGTCATTGGTTGGTGAAAAAAATATAGATGCAGTTATCAGAACTGCTCTTGAAATTATACGAAAGCAAT